A section of the Deltaproteobacteria bacterium genome encodes:
- a CDS encoding TIGR01212 family radical SAM protein (This family includes YhcC from E. coli K-12, an uncharacterized radical SAM protein.), with protein sequence MSQAEILEKKVPIRTLGAELRRYFGCRVHKIPLHAGLTCPNRDGTLATGGCLFCDANGSAATGSDPGKSITAQLRSGIAYGKKRFRADKFIAYFQPFSNTYAPIPRLQRLWGEAIGVEEVVGLSIGTRPDCLPDTVLDLIAAFQARLEYLDLEIGVQSAHDRTLQRIGRGHDFACVVDAVQRAHQREIPLCAHVILGLPGESMNDMIETVQALLDLQVEGIKLHHLHVLKGTPLEQAYRAGQIPLLEQEEYVEIVCRIVERISDRMVIHRFMGEAPPARLVAPEWTGRKRDVQAAIFHKMGRG encoded by the coding sequence ATGTCGCAGGCAGAGATCCTGGAAAAGAAAGTGCCGATCCGGACGTTGGGAGCGGAACTACGCCGGTATTTCGGCTGCCGGGTCCACAAGATTCCCCTCCATGCCGGTCTGACCTGTCCCAATCGTGATGGAACTCTTGCAACGGGAGGCTGTCTCTTCTGTGATGCAAACGGCTCCGCTGCGACCGGGTCCGATCCGGGGAAATCCATCACGGCGCAGCTTCGTTCGGGTATCGCCTATGGAAAGAAGCGTTTCCGGGCCGATAAGTTCATAGCCTATTTTCAGCCCTTCAGTAATACTTATGCCCCGATTCCCCGCCTTCAAAGACTTTGGGGAGAGGCGATCGGTGTCGAAGAGGTCGTCGGCCTTTCCATCGGCACCCGGCCGGACTGCCTGCCGGATACGGTACTCGATCTGATCGCAGCCTTTCAGGCACGTCTTGAATATCTGGATCTTGAAATCGGCGTCCAGTCAGCCCACGACCGGACCCTGCAAAGAATCGGCCGAGGTCATGATTTCGCCTGTGTCGTAGACGCCGTGCAACGTGCCCATCAACGGGAGATTCCCCTCTGCGCCCATGTGATCCTGGGACTGCCGGGCGAATCGATGAACGATATGATCGAGACCGTTCAGGCATTGCTCGATCTTCAGGTCGAAGGGATCAAACTCCACCATCTTCATGTACTGAAAGGGACGCCGCTGGAACAGGCATATCGTGCCGGGCAAATCCCCCTCCTGGAGCAGGAAGAATATGTTGAGATTGTCTGCCGAATCGTGGAGAGGATCTCCGACCGGATGGTGATCCATCGATTCATGGGGGAAGCCCCTCCTGCACGACTGGTGGCACCGGAATGGACCGGCCGCAAACGGGATGTACAGGCAGCTATTTTCCATAAAATGGGAAGAGGGTAG
- a CDS encoding SPOR domain-containing protein, translating to MTKEMIDLDRIREDYELHLGNREFKGIVAAAIVIGLLIFTAGFLVGRLFPVPDRPEHWTEADSLPTNQTAVSETKMSAGDVLPSVPARGGSGTMNSPAVVQGETPTGGTGDAEENLQNTLDDLTAEPSSGLPGTAAPVPVPHPIQTIPSLYTIQIGAFERADAADKLSQQLQQEGYPAYTMIKTIPGKGVWYRVRVGRYVGHDEAEDVMARLTERKHLSGFITLYTKPAEKK from the coding sequence ATGACGAAAGAGATGATCGATTTAGATCGGATCCGTGAAGATTATGAATTGCATCTCGGCAACCGGGAGTTTAAAGGGATCGTCGCTGCGGCAATCGTGATCGGTCTTTTGATCTTCACTGCGGGTTTCCTGGTCGGAAGACTGTTCCCCGTACCGGACAGGCCGGAGCATTGGACGGAGGCGGACTCTCTGCCGACAAACCAAACCGCTGTTTCAGAGACAAAGATGTCGGCCGGGGATGTACTCCCTTCCGTTCCGGCAAGGGGCGGTTCCGGCACGATGAACAGTCCGGCAGTGGTGCAAGGAGAGACCCCGACCGGGGGAACGGGAGACGCAGAGGAGAATCTGCAAAACACCCTCGATGATCTTACCGCGGAGCCCTCCTCCGGGTTGCCCGGCACGGCGGCCCCGGTACCTGTACCCCATCCGATCCAGACCATCCCTTCCCTCTATACCATCCAGATCGGAGCCTTTGAAAGAGCCGACGCGGCCGACAAACTCTCTCAACAGCTTCAGCAGGAAGGATATCCGGCCTATACCATGATCAAGACGATTCCCGGAAAAGGGGTCTGGTACCGTGTCCGTGTCGGCCGTTACGTCGGTCATGACGAGGCCGAAGATGTGATGGCCCGCCTGACCGAGCGGAAACATCTCTCCGGGTTTATTACACTCTACACAAAACCGGCGGAAAAGAAATAG